The DNA segment AGCGGCCCCGAGGGTCCGGGAGCCATGCGCATCACGACCTTGCCCTCCACCGCTTCGGGAAGGTCGGGGAGCACGTGCTTGCGCTCGGTCTTGGTCTTCTTTAATAGATTGGGGTCGATGGTCTCGGCGGCCCTCTGGATGTCCTCGAGCGGCATGGCTTCCACCTCGCGGCAGACCTCCTCGGCCGCCGCCGCGACCTCCTTGGCCTTGGACCGCAGGTCCGGCCGTTCTGCCAGCACCTTGCCCATGACGGCCTTCGGGTTGGCCCTCCCTCCGAAGAGGGCGGCGTTCTGCAGCGCGTACTTCCTGATCGCCTCTTTCAGCTCGGCGGACATCGGGCGTCCATCAGATAACCCTCTCTTCTATCTTTCTACTATGGGTAAGGGCGGCTCCTTCCGTGCGCTCACCGCCCGCCGGGACCGAACCATCGAGTGAGCTGGTCCGAGACCGCGGCAAAGGCGCTCTCCAAGAGGTAAGTGTCGCCATGGATGGCCTGCTCTAGCCGAACGGCGTTGCGACCGCGGGCCCGCAGCGCGTCCCCCGCTTCCACGATCTCGGGCACGTCCCTGGATCCGTAGATGATCAAAGTCCTCTTTCTTTCCACATCCTGGACGGCGGGGAGGCGGCGGAGGAGATCGAAGACCGCGCTTGGATCGTCAGGCTTCACCCGGTAGCTGCGAAGCTTTCGCAGCAGGTCCTGGGTCCGCGGGCAGTAGCCGGGGTCCAGGGGAGGGGACAGCCCGATGGCGAAGTCCGCACTGCTGATGAGCGCCAGCCGTCCCCCCAGTGAATGGCCGATGGCCACCACACGGCCCCGGCTCCGGAAGTGGCCGATGGCAGCCTCGACGTCGTCAAGAGCACCGAGGTCAAGGGGAAGGGGATGCTCCCCGTGGCCCCGTAGGTCGATGGCGCAAGCCGTCAGGCCGCTCTCGGCTACCCGCATGGCGAGGCCCAACTGCTCCTCCTTGCAGCCCCCGTAGCCATGGGCGATGACCGCCGATCCTACAGGATGGCGAGGTGTGATCACCATGCCCGGCACCTCGATGTCCGGTCCATCGATCCTGATCCGCCCTATTTCCATTCAGGTCCCAGCTCCGGAGGGGGATCGTGCAGGTCGGTAATAATCCAGTATGTCCAGTCCTCAGGAATTGGGCTAGAACAAAGGCGGGGATAGATCTCGCCCGAAGGGCCACCTCAGATTCCATCCCTAACCGGCCGCGTCCGTCATGCCTGCTGGGAAGCTGGTGCCAATCCATTAATATAACCGCACACACGATTACCGGCCATGGCCATGCGCAATCTCGTAGAGGGGATGAAGGACGCGATCAAGGTGGACGAGGCGGTCCCGCTCGAGCTGGAGGTCTCCAAGCTCCTGATGAAAGACCAGACCCGTCCGGTGGTGTTCTCCGATCTAAACGGGATGCGTGCGGCAGGCAACTTGTGGTCCACCCGGGAGAGGATCGCCGGAGCTATGGGAATTCGCAAGGAGGAGCTGATACCCAAGATGCTGGAGGCCATGGCCTCGCCCTCCGCGCCGAAGCTGGTGGGCGATGCCCCGTTCATGGACGATGTCCGCACCGAGTTTGACCTCACCAAGCTTCCCATTCCCAAGTACTTCCCCGGGGACCAGGGAAGGTACATCACATCCGCGGTGGCGGTGGCCGAGCACGAGGGCAAGCGAAACGTGTCCTTCCACCGCATGTGCCTGCGGGACGAAAGGTCCTTCGCCATACGATTGGTGCCCAGGCATCTGTACACCATGTGGAAGAGCGCCCAGGCGAAGGGGAAAGACCTGCCGGTGGCGTTCTCCATGGGACTGTGTCCCCCTGTCCTCCTCGCTGCTGCCATGTCCACCGACTACGCCACCGACGAGATGCACATCGCCTCCTCCCTGAAGCAGAGGACGCTGGGCTCCCCCCTGGAGGTGGCCAGGCTCAACGGCGGCCTAACGGTGCCGGCCCAGGCGGAGATAGTCTTCGAGGGACGCATAACCTCCACCATGGTGGACGAGGGTCCGTTCATGGACATCACCGGCACCTATGACTCGGTTCGTCCGGCCCCGGTGTTCGAGGTCGACCGCCTCTACATGCGCAAGGACCCGGTGTTCCATCTCCTCCTGCCCGGCGGCTATGAGCACTACATGATGATGGGTCTTCCGAGAGAGCCGATAATCTACCGCACGGTGAACCAAGTCGTACCTCGAGTGCACGGAGTCCGGCTGACCGAAGGAGGCTGCTGCTGGCTGCATGGGGTCGTGTCCATCACCAAGAACAAGGAAGGGGATGGGATCAACGCTGCCATGGCCGCGTTCTCCGGCCACCCGTCGATGAAGAAGGTGACCATTGTGGACGAGGATATCGACATATTCGACGACCGCGACGTGGAGTGGGCTGAGGCCACCCGTTTCCAGGCCTCCCGTTCGCTCATGGTAGCCAACAACGCCGCTGGCTCCTCCCTGGATCCCAGCTCTGAAGGCACGACCTCCAAGGTTGCGATCGACGCCACCAAGCCGTTCGGGGCCAAGGGTTTCGACCGTGCCAGGCTTTAGTTCTCAGGGCCTTCGCACTGCCCGGGGCCGGGGTTCGGTCGCTCTATCACGTCCAATTTATTTTTCGACAGGATATTATTATCATTAAGAAAGTATTTTAAAACGCTCCGCTCCATTATTTCTGAGGAACTGGAACGGAGGCTGATATGACCACTAACATCGCTATTAACGGCATGGGCCGCATCGGAAGGATAATCGCCAGGCGCTACATCACTGACCCGCCGCCAGGTATCAAGCTGGTAGCGGCGAACGACCTGTTCTCGCCCGATGACATCGCCTATCTTATGCGGTACGACTCGGTTCACGGGAGGGCACCGTTCGAAGTCGAAAGCACCGCGAACTCCCTGCGACTAGACGGCCAGGAGGTCGACATGAGGCACGAGAAGGATCCGTCCGATCTGCCATGGGCGGATCTGGGAGTGGACATCGTGCTTGAGTGCACCGGCCTATTCCGGGACCGGGACAAGGCGGCCAAGCACCTGGAGGCCGGGGCATCAAAGGTCATCATAAGCGCCCCCTCCGACACCGCGGACCTCAGCATCATCCTGGGCGTCAACCAGGACAAGTACGACCCCCGCGTCCATCACGTGGTGTCCAACACCTCGTGCACGACGAACTCCCTGGCCCCGGTGGCGAAGGTCCTCAACGATTCCTTCGGCGTCGAGCTCCTCATGGCCACCACCGTGCACGCCTACACCGCCAGCCAAAAGCTGGTGGACGGGCCGGCGAGGAAGAAGAGGAGAGGGCGGGCCGCCGCCCTGTCTCTTGTTCCAACCACTACGGGAGCCGCCAACGCCACGGCGAGGACGATCCCGGAGCTGGAAGGGAAGATGTTCGCCACCGCCATTCGTGCCCCGGTGCCCGACGGAGCGATAACCGACATCTCCGCCCTCCTCAAGCAGGAGGTGACCGAAGACATGGTCAACAACGCACTGAGGGGCGCGGCGGAAGGTCCGATGAATGGCATCCTCGGGGTGAGCGAGGACGAGCTGGTATCCCAGGATATTATCACCGATCCCCGCTCCTCGATCATCGACGCCCGGTCCACCAAGGTCGTGGCCGAACGAATGGTCAAGGTGTTGGCCTGGTACGACAACGAGTACGGGTTCTCCTGCCGCATGCTGGACCTCGCCTCATACATGGCCCGCCTGGGCGGTATGGATAGGGAGCGTAGGGCCGAGATGGTCAGGGCATGAACGACCGCGGAGCGGCGGGGACGCGGGTGTACACCCTGGCCCTGAACCCGGCCATCGACCGGACCTTCTGGGTCGACCGGATCGACTACGAGGAGTCCAACCGGGTACGCCAGGAGTGCCGCTACCCTGGGGGCAAGGGGATCGACGTCTCCCGGGTGCTGACCGGCCTGGGTGTCCCCAACATCGCCCTGGGCTTCTCCGGCGGCTACACCGGGCACGAGCTGGAGCACCGCCTGGCATGCGAGGGCGTGGCCACCGATCTTATTCCGGTCTCCGGAGAGACGAGGACGAACGTCATCGTCAACGAGTCATCGACCGGCCGGCAGATACTCCTCACCGCCAGCGGCCCGGAGGTGACCCGTCAGGAGATGGACGCTCTAATCGCCAAAATCCAACGGCTTGACGACGCTTTCATGGTCGCCATCGGCGGCAGCCTGCCGCCGGGGGCGGGGGCGGACACCTACGGTCGATTGATCACCATGCTGCGAGGGCAGGGCATCATCACATTCCTTGATGCTGACGGGGAGGCCATGAGGCATGGCGTTGCCGCCGGTCCTGACTATATCAAGCCAAACCGTCACGAGCTCGGGGAAATGGTGGGGAGGGAGCTCGGGAGTACTGAGGAGGTCATCGGAGCGGCTGAGGAGGTCCAAGCTCAAGGGGTCGGCACTGTCCTCGCTTCCATGGGCGCGGAGGGCATGGTGATGGTCGATGGGGAGCGGGCCTACTGGGCCTCCCCGCCCGCGGTCGAGGCGGTCAATAATGTGGGGGTCGGGGATTCCGCCGTCGCCGGTTTCATCTACGGCCTAGCTTCCGGAATGGGGGCGGTGGACTGCCTCAGGCACGGGACTGCCGCGGGCACGGCAACTGCCCTCAAGCCGGGAACAGCGAGGGCGAGCCGAGCGGACATCCTGGCGATGCTGCCCAGGATAAGGACCAAGGAACTGGAGAGGGAGGCATATGTCCGAGCTTGACAAGCTCGTGCCCTTGGACGTGCCCCGGGCGGAACGCCGGGCGTTCCAGGATAACTACGCTGCCCTCACTTCAGGGAAGGGGCGGCTGATGCTGTTCGCGGGGGATCAGAAGGTGGAGCACCTAAACACCGATTTCCTGGGTGATGGTATCTCTCCTGACGACGGGGACCCCGAGCACCTTTTCCGAATCGCCTCCCGAGCCCGGATCGGCGCCTTCGCCACGCAGTTCGGCCTGGTCAGCCGCTATGGCATGAGCTACCCGGACGTGCCGTATGTCATCAAGCTGAACTCCAAGACCAATCTGGTCAAGATCGATCAGGCCGAGCCGCTCAGCGTCCAGTGGCAGTCGGTCGATGATGTCGTGAAGCTCAGGGAGGAGAGCGGGCTCAGGATCCTGGGGATCGGGTATACCTTCTACATCGGGAGCGAGCATGAGGCCCATATGCTGCGGGAGGCGGCCCAGATCGTTAATCAGGCCCACCGTCATGGACTCCCCGTCATTCTTTGGTCCTACGCGAGAGGTAAGGCTGTTCCCGAGGAGAAGGACGCCCGGATCATCGCCGGGGCGGCAGGGGTCGCTGCCTGCCTCGGCGCGGACTTTGCCAAGGTCAACTACCCTCAGGGGGCCGACGCCCCCGCCCGGTTGGGGGACGCGGTACGGGCGGCCGGCCGAACGAAGATCATATGTTCGGGGGGAGGGAGGATAGAGGTCGAGCCCTTCCTGCAGCGCCTACACGCGCAGATAAATGTCTCCGGCACCTCTGGCAGCGCAACCGGAAGGAACATACACCAGAAATCGCTTGGGGAGGCTGTGCGGTTCGCCAACGCCATCTACGCCATCACCGTCGAGGGCGCCAGCACCGCCGAGGCGATGAGCATATACTGGGGTGACCTGGAGAAATGAGCAATCTCGTCCTACTAAGGCACGGTCAGAGCGAGTGGAACAAGCTGGGCAAGTTCACTGGATGGATCGACGTGGACCTCTCGCCCGAGGGCTGCAAGGAGGCAAGGAGCGCGGGGGACCGCCTCCGGGAGGCGGGCATGACATTCGACCTGGCTTACACCTCGGTGCTCAAGCGGGCCATCCGCACGACATGGCTGGCACTGGAGGGCATGGATCTCATGTACCTACCCATCCATCACTCCTGGCGCCTGAACGAGAGGCACTACGGGGCCCTGCAGGGCCTCAACAAGGAGGAGATGACCAAGGTGCACGGAAAGGAGGCGGTCCATGCCTGGAGGCGAGGGTATGATGTCCGCCCTCCTCCTCTCGAACTCTCGGACCCAATGCACCCTCGGTTCGATCCCCGGTACCGGGGTGTTGACCCTGCCCTCCTCCCGTCCTGCGAGTCTCTGAAGGATACCCTGGCCAGGGTGCTCCCGTACTGGGATCAGGAGATTCTCCCCCAGGTGTTGAAGGGGAAGGAGGTCCTGGTGGCAGCCCATGGCAACAGTCTCCGGGCCCTGGTCAAGCACCTGGATGGGATATCGGACGATGAGATCGCTGAACTCAACATCCCCACAGGCATCCCTCTGATCTATGAGATGAATGGCAGAAAGGTGCTCGGGCACCATTACCTGGCATCCACCGAAGAACTGGACCGGGCGACCCAGAAGGCCGCCGGGGTCCGTTAGACGGTCAGGGTGGAGGGTGCGGCTTTCGATTTATCCGCGCCCTGTAAAGCCTTCACTGCTGGGAGCTCCCGCCCGCCCATCACTTCGAGGAAGGCCCCTCCCCCCGTGGACACGTAGGAATATTCATTCTGGAGCCCGAACCGCTCCAGGGCTCGTCCGGTATCCCCGCCCCCGATCAGGGAGAATGCCTTGGTGCCGGCGATGACCTCGGCCACCGCCCGGGTCCCGTGCTTGAAGATGTCCTCTTCGAACGCCCCCAAGGGGCCGTTCCACACTATGGTCATGGCTGTCCGCAGGACCATGGAGAATTCCTCGATGGTCCGCGGACCGATGTCCATGACCATCATGTCCGGCCTGACGCCCTCGGCGGCCACGATGTTGATCACCTCTCCATTTCCCTCCCGTATCGCGACCACGTCGAGGGGGAGCACGAATTTGCTCGGCCCCGCTCTCTCCATGATCCTCTGGGCCTCCATGATCAGATCCTCACCGAAATCGTGGCGGCCGGCGAATCTGCCCCGGGCCATCAGGAACGGGAGCGCCATCATGCCTCCGAGCAGGATGCGGTCCGCCCTGATCGAGAGATGCTCTATCACTCCCATCTTGCTCTTCACCTTGGCCCCTCCGACGATAACCACCAAGGGTCGCTGGGGATTGTCCAGGGCTCTTCCCAAAGTGTTCATCTCCCTTCGCATCAGGAGGCCTCCACCGGTGACTGCCAGGTGGTCGGTGACCCCCACATTGGAAGCATGGGAACGGTGGGCATCGGCGAAGGCATCATCGATATAGACATCGGCCAGGGACGCCAGTTCGCTGGAGAAGGTCTGATCGTTGCTCTCCTCGCCGGGATCGAACCTCAGGTTCTCCAGCAAGATGGCGGTGCCCGGGACCATCTCCTCGACCGCTTCCCTTACCGCATTCCCCCGGACCTGTGGAACGAACCGGACCGGAGCGCCCAGCAACTGGGATAGACGCTCGCTCACCGGCGCCAATGTATAGCGAGGATCGACTCTCCCCCCCGGCCGGTCCAGGTGGGAGATGAGGATTACCTTGCTGTCGTTCTCCAGCGCATATCTCACGGTTGGTAGGATCGCTCGGATCCGGGAGTCGTCCGCCACCTCTCCCTTGTCCAGCGGGACATTCAGGTCCACTCTCAACAGAAGCCTTTTTCCACCTATGTCCAAGTTGTCTATGTACTGCATCGTCCTCGGAACTACGTGGGAACCCGCGAGATTATAACGATTGGGGGTCGTTACCCTGGCTCCGTGTCGTCACCGTCAGATAGCTCAGGGTTGGAGTAGGCGGTCGGCGAACGCAGAGACCTTCGCCTGCCAACCTTCCTCGAGCGGCCCCTTCAGGTCGGTGACGAAGACTATAAGATCTGCCACCTTGACCAGCCCTTTGGACTTCAGCATCTCATCGAGGATGGGCAGTGTGCGCTGCCACTTCGCCATCTCTTCCTCGGTAGGCATCCGGCCGGTCTTCTTATCCGGCTGGGGCGCGCCGTGGGTGGCGATTAGAGCGTACCTTGTTCCCGAGGGCAGCTGCACCTTCCCAAGATAACGGCGCACGCTGCCTGGCGGCTTGCCTATCCTGGTCGGTGAGATGAACACGTGCAGGTCCGCCTTTGGCAGATCCTGGGCCTTGACCTCGTGGATGTGGTGAACCTCTCCCTGGATCCCTTTCGCCGTCAAGATCCTCTGCAGCTCCTTGGCCACCTGCTCCCCGTTCCCGTATTTGGACGCGTGGACTATCTCGATCCTCATTTAGGTCCCCGTACGGTATTCGGAGTGCTGGCTAATAAGCGTATGTCGATGTGACCGAAGGGCGCATAGCTCCGACAGTGGACGGGGGATCAGTTCATTCGGACCAGCGTCGCTTGCGCAGATCGATGGTCTCCTCCCGGCCCTTGCCGAAGGAGATAATCTCGATGGGGACGCCGGCGTTGGTGGTTATGAAATCCAGGTACTTGCGCATGTTCTTCGGCAGAGCGCCGTAGCCTTTGCGAATGATGTCGCCGGACTTGCACGAGGCGGCAGTCCATCCCTCCAGCTCCTCGTAGATAGGTTTGGCCCGGGAGAGCTTGGCGATGCTTCCTGGGAAGTCCTCCACGATCTGGCCGTCAATCTCGTAGGCTACGCAGACCTTAAGCGTCGGCAGGTCGCTGAGCACGTCCAGCTTGGTCATCGCCATAGAGGTCATGCCGTTCAAGCGGACTGCATGGCGCACCACGACCATGTCCAACCAACCGCAGCGGCGCGGCCGCCCGGTGGTGGTGCCAAATTCCCCGCCGACATTCTGCAGATGCAGCCCTACCGCGTCATGAAGTTCTGTGACGAATGGGCCCGCTCCCACCCGGGTGGTGTAGGCCTTGGTGACCCCGATGACGTCCTGCACCGCCGAAGGGGGTACGCCCACCCCGGTGCAGATGCCCGCCGAGGTGCAGTTGGACGACGTAACGTAAGGATAGGTCCCGTAGT comes from the Methanomassiliicoccus sp. genome and includes:
- a CDS encoding alpha/beta fold hydrolase, coding for MEIGRIRIDGPDIEVPGMVITPRHPVGSAVIAHGYGGCKEEQLGLAMRVAESGLTACAIDLRGHGEHPLPLDLGALDDVEAAIGHFRSRGRVVAIGHSLGGRLALISSADFAIGLSPPLDPGYCPRTQDLLRKLRSYRVKPDDPSAVFDLLRRLPAVQDVERKRTLIIYGSRDVPEIVEAGDALRARGRNAVRLEQAIHGDTYLLESAFAAVSDQLTRWFGPGGR
- a CDS encoding UbiD family decarboxylase, with translation MAMRNLVEGMKDAIKVDEAVPLELEVSKLLMKDQTRPVVFSDLNGMRAAGNLWSTRERIAGAMGIRKEELIPKMLEAMASPSAPKLVGDAPFMDDVRTEFDLTKLPIPKYFPGDQGRYITSAVAVAEHEGKRNVSFHRMCLRDERSFAIRLVPRHLYTMWKSAQAKGKDLPVAFSMGLCPPVLLAAAMSTDYATDEMHIASSLKQRTLGSPLEVARLNGGLTVPAQAEIVFEGRITSTMVDEGPFMDITGTYDSVRPAPVFEVDRLYMRKDPVFHLLLPGGYEHYMMMGLPREPIIYRTVNQVVPRVHGVRLTEGGCCWLHGVVSITKNKEGDGINAAMAAFSGHPSMKKVTIVDEDIDIFDDRDVEWAEATRFQASRSLMVANNAAGSSLDPSSEGTTSKVAIDATKPFGAKGFDRARL
- the gap gene encoding type I glyceraldehyde-3-phosphate dehydrogenase; the protein is MTTNIAINGMGRIGRIIARRYITDPPPGIKLVAANDLFSPDDIAYLMRYDSVHGRAPFEVESTANSLRLDGQEVDMRHEKDPSDLPWADLGVDIVLECTGLFRDRDKAAKHLEAGASKVIISAPSDTADLSIILGVNQDKYDPRVHHVVSNTSCTTNSLAPVAKVLNDSFGVELLMATTVHAYTASQKLVDGPARKKRRGRAAALSLVPTTTGAANATARTIPELEGKMFATAIRAPVPDGAITDISALLKQEVTEDMVNNALRGAAEGPMNGILGVSEDELVSQDIITDPRSSIIDARSTKVVAERMVKVLAWYDNEYGFSCRMLDLASYMARLGGMDRERRAEMVRA
- the pfkB gene encoding 1-phosphofructokinase, encoding MNDRGAAGTRVYTLALNPAIDRTFWVDRIDYEESNRVRQECRYPGGKGIDVSRVLTGLGVPNIALGFSGGYTGHELEHRLACEGVATDLIPVSGETRTNVIVNESSTGRQILLTASGPEVTRQEMDALIAKIQRLDDAFMVAIGGSLPPGAGADTYGRLITMLRGQGIITFLDADGEAMRHGVAAGPDYIKPNRHELGEMVGRELGSTEEVIGAAEEVQAQGVGTVLASMGAEGMVMVDGERAYWASPPAVEAVNNVGVGDSAVAGFIYGLASGMGAVDCLRHGTAAGTATALKPGTARASRADILAMLPRIRTKELEREAYVRA
- a CDS encoding aldolase, translating into MSELDKLVPLDVPRAERRAFQDNYAALTSGKGRLMLFAGDQKVEHLNTDFLGDGISPDDGDPEHLFRIASRARIGAFATQFGLVSRYGMSYPDVPYVIKLNSKTNLVKIDQAEPLSVQWQSVDDVVKLREESGLRILGIGYTFYIGSEHEAHMLREAAQIVNQAHRHGLPVILWSYARGKAVPEEKDARIIAGAAGVAACLGADFAKVNYPQGADAPARLGDAVRAAGRTKIICSGGGRIEVEPFLQRLHAQINVSGTSGSATGRNIHQKSLGEAVRFANAIYAITVEGASTAEAMSIYWGDLEK
- the gpmA gene encoding 2,3-diphosphoglycerate-dependent phosphoglycerate mutase, with the protein product MSNLVLLRHGQSEWNKLGKFTGWIDVDLSPEGCKEARSAGDRLREAGMTFDLAYTSVLKRAIRTTWLALEGMDLMYLPIHHSWRLNERHYGALQGLNKEEMTKVHGKEAVHAWRRGYDVRPPPLELSDPMHPRFDPRYRGVDPALLPSCESLKDTLARVLPYWDQEILPQVLKGKEVLVAAHGNSLRALVKHLDGISDDEIAELNIPTGIPLIYEMNGRKVLGHHYLASTEELDRATQKAAGVR
- a CDS encoding phosphoglycerate kinase, whose amino-acid sequence is MQYIDNLDIGGKRLLLRVDLNVPLDKGEVADDSRIRAILPTVRYALENDSKVILISHLDRPGGRVDPRYTLAPVSERLSQLLGAPVRFVPQVRGNAVREAVEEMVPGTAILLENLRFDPGEESNDQTFSSELASLADVYIDDAFADAHRSHASNVGVTDHLAVTGGGLLMRREMNTLGRALDNPQRPLVVIVGGAKVKSKMGVIEHLSIRADRILLGGMMALPFLMARGRFAGRHDFGEDLIMEAQRIMERAGPSKFVLPLDVVAIREGNGEVINIVAAEGVRPDMMVMDIGPRTIEEFSMVLRTAMTIVWNGPLGAFEEDIFKHGTRAVAEVIAGTKAFSLIGGGDTGRALERFGLQNEYSYVSTGGGAFLEVMGGRELPAVKALQGADKSKAAPSTLTV
- a CDS encoding flavodoxin family protein, with protein sequence MRIEIVHASKYGNGEQVAKELQRILTAKGIQGEVHHIHEVKAQDLPKADLHVFISPTRIGKPPGSVRRYLGKVQLPSGTRYALIATHGAPQPDKKTGRMPTEEEMAKWQRTLPILDEMLKSKGLVKVADLIVFVTDLKGPLEEGWQAKVSAFADRLLQP